The following coding sequences lie in one Sesamum indicum cultivar Zhongzhi No. 13 linkage group LG9, S_indicum_v1.0, whole genome shotgun sequence genomic window:
- the LOC105171264 gene encoding monothiol glutaredoxin-S1, translating into MDMVTKLGTEKPVVIFSKTNCGISHAISTLIRGFGANPTVHELDELPNGHEIEKALMALGCNPSVPAVFIGKQFIGGSNEIMSLNIRGKLKPLLINANAIWI; encoded by the coding sequence ATGGACATGGTGACGAAGTTAGGGACGGAGAAGCCGGTGGTGATATTCAGCAAAACCAATTGCGGCATATCCCACGCAATAAGTACACTTATACGTGGATTTGGGGCGAACCCTACGGTCCATGAGCTCGATGAGCTTCCAAATGGACATGAGATCGAGAAGGCATTGATGGCGTTAGGGTGCAATCCTAGTGTGCCGGCCGTGTTCATAGGAAAGCAATTCATCGGTGGATCGAATGAGATCATGAGCCTCAATATAAGGGGCAAGCTCAAGCCATTGCTCATCAATGCCAATGCTATATGGatataa